A section of the Humulus lupulus chromosome 2, drHumLupu1.1, whole genome shotgun sequence genome encodes:
- the LOC133816644 gene encoding serine/threonine-protein kinase ATM-like, whose product MDLAQCFSTIDLFLLKLIYVILCCFLSHFLTSLCSQVFWLSIDYLAVAKSAVLPQHIEILVSAVTHINEPDSLYGIILSNKYEAAWHAGNWNFSLLYMGDNSQSEQN is encoded by the exons ATGGATCTGGCACAATGCTTTTCTACAATTGATTTGTTTCTTTTGAAATTAATATATGTGATACTTTGTTGCTTTCTTTCTCATTTTCTGACAAGTTTATGTTCCCAGGTGTTTTGGCTTTCTATTGATTATCTTGCAGTTGCAAAGTCCGCAGTT TTACCTCAACATATTGAGATACTTGTCTCAGCAGTCACTCATATCAATGAACCTGACAGCTTATATGGGATCATTCTGTCCAACAAG TATGAGGCTGCTTGGCATGCTGGAAACTGGAATTTTTCCTTACTTTACATGGGAGATAATTCACAGAGTGAGCAGAACTAA